The genome window ACCATTTTCCTCACAATTCTTTTAgttatttaataattttctttGTTAACACTTGCTAGTGCAatgttaaaatgaaataaaattacaaaaaaatcaGACCATTTCAAATCACATCATTATGAAATATGGGTTAGATGAGTTCAAATTTTCTTTATGGACAACTAGCTAGTTTTACAAATATCTTCTATGCTTCGTTTTGGGCAGAGAGTTATATATAGATAGTATCATTATtacaatttaattattattgcATATCAAAAGATTAAAATATTATTGCAAATTAAAATATTGATAGAAacatttttactatttaattattattacttataaaaaataaaataaattaatatatttttgttATTAGATTGATCGTTCAATAATCAGCCTATTTCATAACGCTATCATGCAAAGGGAAATATCTCTTGAATTTAAACAAAAATGGATCTAAAACCCTCCTCTGCATGAAAAacacatttatttttatttgccttttttcctttattggaATGAAACTGCGTGGAAAAACATCACATCAAAActgaaatataattaaataatttaaaaaaaggtGATACAAATTGAGGCCACCATTTACAACTttgataaattattatattttaactaaattaattatttaatttttatattttaaaaaatatattatttaattttttatttttattaaattatttaatttatttattaatttttttattaatactaattaaattactatttaatctttttattttaataaaaataattaatatctatattttaaaaaaatatattaattactcTTCATAATTTGACTCAATTAACTATTTAAtcccataattattttttatatctaaattaCCCAAATCTTCTCActtatttctcttatttttttgtctttcatattttttcttttctctactcacaCCTTCCTCTCCtcattttctctttattttaattcactgataaaaataatataaattatctacacaaaaaaataattaattttttaaaatttttaagtaatcaagaaaaattatttctcaatagataaaacataaaaataatgtCCAAAAaattagaagttaaaaaaaatataaattaaaatttagtctcAACAAAAAACAAAGTATTTTTaaccaaaaatatattttttaaaatattatatttttcaaaGTATATAAACCAATCAATtagttttaataaaataaaaggccaaaataattaaattttttaaaatgcaaaattaactaattaatttttttaaaatagagaaattagataattttttaaatagcataaataatgaaaaatttgacaaataaattaaataatttaacaaaagtaaatacataatattttaaaataaaaagatcaaatagtcaattttattaaaatacaaagactaaataataatttttccttaAAACTTTCACTAGACCTAACTTAATTTATACTAACCTAACCTAATTTAATTCAGGTATATCACTTACCTAGCAAGCTTAGGTTTGAAACTCTACTTCCTCAATCCCCTATTAAACAAAAAAGTTATACTGATACAAAAATTATAGTTGCATAGCAGCAGTCCATATTGCCCGGACATAAACACATACAAATCATTTTAAGAAAAAAATGGGACAAATGGATATACAAGTTAAGGTTTTGATCCTCACATACCACTGGTTAAACGAGTACTGATGGCAATGCTATAACAGCTTGGCACGTCCTGTTCTGTTATTTATTAAACGTTAATCATGAACCATGATGATGCGTGAATCATGAACTTAGCCTCACTTTATCTTCAAATCAAAATATTAAGTGCTacagaaacgttatgaatattgatTATCAGTGGATTTTGATAATTAAAATTGGAATCTAGGTATTTCTAACCAAGTGTTGTAGCCTTAATTTATCTTCAAAAAAACATTTCGATGCTCAAAGCTTCAGCCTCCAATAATTTCCCTTTCCTTAGCTTTACAGATATCTTCTACTGACTTGACATACTTTTTTGTCAACTCATCAACCTGAGGAGGTCAAACATAAAATTGTCATTCCAATTACTGCAGAACTTTTTCATAGAAATGAAAGACGGGGGAACGGAGGGGGGAGAAGAATTTGAACTCACCTCTTTCTCTAATCTCTTGATATCATCCTTAGAAAAACTTGAACCTGCTTTTTTTATTGTATCTATTGCCTGTAAATTGAACCAACAAATACACATAATTATAAAATCTTTTCACGATGCACTGCACCACAAAACTGCACTTCCTATGCACTAACATCTAAAGAACAGATCATTTAGCCATGCACTTGCAAGTAGATAACCACAAAATCAGACGCCTTGAGAAACTGCCTATTTGCAAATTAAGCTTTATCTATTAAAACTAAGGCCAGTTTGTTCCATAAATGAAATGTAGCTATTAAAATTCCAACTAGGCCGCAATGAAAAATTGGCAACGTGAACCATCTAGAAATTTCATTTCTTCATGACCATGGAGCACTATgttattgaatttaaaatttttatttgaaattctTAACAGTAACTATGCAATTGCAACAAAACAAATTTACTGTCATGCCTTCTGGCGAGCCCTTCTTATACTTTGTTTAACGTCTTCACAAGACTTGGAGACCACCTTACAAATAGCCTGGCAAATTTTCAGGTAGGTTGTCATATTGCACAAATCAATAGTAGTAAGAgaggaaaataaataaataaacaaacaaaAGAGGATTGATTATATTCTCACCTGCATATGCTCTTTGGTTAATCTGATAAATGGAAAACATGGAAAAAGTACATCAATCTAGAGATCAAGAAATCTTACAATATTTAGGCATTTGTAAAATCGGACCAAACACAAACTTTGCTAGACAAAATGCTTCCGCAGGTCATTATGAAACCATGATGGACTTCACGTTGACACGTGACAAGATAAGTTAGCATGTGCTTACGGTGGTATAGATGCAATTAATCGTTCACCATCCACTCTAGGATTTAAACCCAACGGTGAAGAAACAATGGACTTCTCTAGTGCTTTGATGGTCTGCAGACACAAATAAATAAAAGCTAAATGGAAGGGCAGAGAGGGGGATGGAGAGAATTATAAGGAACACTAAGAAAACAGTTTCAAGGGCCTACTTTCTGTATGGTTAGTAACAGAAAACCACGGTATTGTACAATACAgttctcaaaatttgagtttaagcaAATAAAAAAAACAAGGATTGGAATTTATAGATCTCTGCAATCATTTCCaactgccttcttcttcttcttcttcttcttcttcttcttcttcttctctatcCAAGccttttgataaaaaaatttgaaattttcattcCGAAGACATTTTCAAAAGTGAAACTAATTCCATCAATTTGGTGCAAATCAATATAGATAGTGCATAAGAAACAAGCTAGCAATAATTAGGGAGAAAAATTAAAGAGTATGAAAAGAACTTTAGGTGATTACGTTTGGATCATATGGATTCACAGATAGGGTTTTAGGATCCATAACTGCAACAACAGCTAGCCGACTCAAAGGCAGTTTTACACCATCTGTTTCAACAATGATATGATCAAGCATTCCTGTAAAAGCATACCATAGATggacattataataattaatccCAACAGCTTTGAATACACAAAACAAAACTAAAAATGACAGGATTCGAGGTTAACATACCTGCAGATGCCCGTCCGGTTCGTAATTTGGCTAATTCACGAGACAATGCGACTATTGCTGCTTCCATCTGCGAGGCAGCACCTGCCTTAATAGTGGGTCCAATATCATGTACAACTTGAACCGTATCTCCGGCATAATCATCCTCTAAAATAAACATAAGAGAagaaatttatttgagattccatGGGAAATCCTAGCAATAACTGTAATGGTGCAGCTATATAAATacccaaatgaaaaaaaaaaaaaatctttgaaaCAAATGCAAAGTATAGAGCTAAACTCTCCATCAGGTGGCAAGATAGATTCAAACAGAGTAAAACAGACCCCATTAGAAAGAGAAGGGAAGTACTTGATTTTTTGCCTTTGGCAAAGCCTCGACGATGGTCTTTGAGGAAATCAAAGGAAGGCAAATTTTGAGCTTCGCGAATTCCAGAGTTGGAGAGGAGATGGTGGGAGATATTGCGAGTTTGTATGATACAATTACAGCTGCGAAGAAGCATAATTGAATTTCTAGAAGAAATCGCCCGTCTCAGATACATCGccatttttctcttttctctATCTGTTTCTTTATAATCTCACCAAAAGCCTCGTCTTCTCTGGTGTAGGGTTTTCACTCTTTTGGGAGGTTTTAGATTTCATTTCTGTGATTTGGGTTTTATAGGGTTTTTGAAACAAGCTAAAGCCAAGGCGTTTCCATCGATTTTATGGTAAATTAC of Hevea brasiliensis isolate MT/VB/25A 57/8 unplaced genomic scaffold, ASM3005281v1 Scaf261, whole genome shotgun sequence contains these proteins:
- the LOC131176865 gene encoding uncharacterized protein LOC131176865, which gives rise to MAMYLRRAISSRNSIMLLRSCNCIIQTRNISHHLLSNSGIREAQNLPSFDFLKDHRRGFAKGKKSKDDYAGDTVQVVHDIGPTIKAGAASQMEAAIVALSRELAKLRTGRASAGMLDHIIVETDGVKLPLSRLAVVAVMDPKTLSVNPYDPNTIKALEKSIVSSPLGLNPRVDGERLIASIPPLTKEHMQAICKVVSKSCEDVKQSIRRARQKAIDTIKKAGSSFSKDDIKRLEKEVDELTKKYVKSVEDICKAKEREIIGG